The following coding sequences lie in one Candidatus Nitrospira allomarina genomic window:
- a CDS encoding type IV pilin protein, whose amino-acid sequence MPTQLNEQKGFSLTELMIVVAIIGILATIAIPNFLRYQAKAKQTEAKSNLVAIHTAEIAYFAENNGYIDDFNAIGFGMSGSSQRYFYKIGNANLGTLPPGCTDPNLDSVSALGFTAVAIGNIDGDATCDVWTINEGKVITNVTNDVSS is encoded by the coding sequence ATGCCGACTCAACTCAATGAACAAAAGGGTTTCAGTTTAACGGAGCTGATGATCGTGGTGGCAATTATTGGAATTTTGGCGACGATAGCCATTCCAAATTTTTTGCGTTACCAGGCGAAGGCCAAGCAAACAGAGGCCAAAAGCAATTTGGTGGCAATCCATACCGCAGAAATTGCCTATTTTGCTGAAAATAATGGATATATAGACGATTTTAATGCAATTGGGTTTGGCATGAGTGGGTCTTCGCAGCGATATTTTTATAAAATCGGCAATGCCAATCTTGGAACTTTACCTCCCGGGTGTACCGACCCGAATTTGGATTCTGTGAGTGCATTAGGCTTTACGGCGGTTGCCATTGGAAACATTGATGGAGACGCAACCTGCGACGTGTGGACAATTAATGAGGGAAAGGTCATCACGAATGTGACAAATGATGTGTCTTCCTAG